Proteins encoded together in one Polaribacter reichenbachii window:
- a CDS encoding serine hydrolase domain-containing protein yields the protein MLVAHRSGIPSFTNTPNFWNRTDLNREKCLELILDQPANFKPDEDYEYSNTNYLLINNIIRKITNSKHEFDYFKEVILDPLKLKNTYKSINDINMDDLMSGYYVGVEEDIKTVNYDCMIATAQDVGIFLRALNNGTLFTEIEKEIYDGLYEYEHGGLIPGYQSLAKYHKESDAVIIQFMNTTKFDGYEYNLMQIFHNRMAKIVDKN from the coding sequence ATGTTGGTAGCACATAGAAGTGGAATACCTAGTTTTACAAACACACCTAATTTTTGGAATAGAACCGATTTAAATAGAGAAAAATGTTTGGAATTAATTTTAGATCAGCCTGCAAATTTTAAACCAGATGAAGATTATGAGTATTCCAATACCAATTATTTATTAATTAATAACATCATTAGAAAAATAACAAATTCTAAGCATGAATTCGATTATTTTAAAGAAGTAATTTTAGATCCCTTAAAACTTAAAAACACCTATAAATCTATCAATGATATTAATATGGATGATTTAATGAGTGGTTATTATGTTGGGGTAGAAGAAGATATTAAAACTGTAAATTATGATTGTATGATTGCTACAGCACAAGATGTTGGTATTTTTTTAAGAGCTTTAAATAACGGAACTTTATTTACAGAAATTGAGAAAGAAATTTACGATGGTTTGTATGAATATGAACATGGAGGATTAATTCCAGGTTATCAAAGTTTGGCAAAATATCATAAAGAATCAGATGCTGTAATTATTCAATTTATGAATACTACAAAGTTTGATGGTTATGAATATAATTTAATGCAAATTTTTCATAACAGAATGGCAAAAATTGTAGATAAAAACTAG
- a CDS encoding adenylate/guanylate cyclase domain-containing protein: MSILSPKYKRDFYKILPFGIIWLIFGLIFLWIEYAAVIVLGDQKFSKSTIYLTPKIFLFASTSIFFIGCFVGFLEVRFINKYFVTKSFPTKLIGKLTIYVVLMLVIMFIFYHLAASIEMQKSVFSTEVFERYKFFFFSITNISTSIQLAFSLFVSLLYAEVRDNLGQNVLLNFFIGKYHKPVVENRTFMFTDMKDSTKIAEELGNVKYFNFLRSYYNDLSAAILNHNGEVYQYIGDEIVISWQNTKCNAAQNSVDCFFDMQQRLSEKKEEYIKNYNAFPEFKAAIHKGDVTVGEIGALKKEIFFTGDVLNTTARIQNLCNEYNSDLLISELIAKDLKTDNFELKPINNVALKGKANTINIVGVQKKVE; the protein is encoded by the coding sequence ATGTCAATTTTATCACCTAAATACAAAAGAGATTTTTATAAAATTCTTCCTTTTGGAATTATTTGGTTGATTTTCGGTTTAATATTTCTATGGATTGAATATGCTGCAGTAATTGTTTTAGGAGATCAGAAATTTTCTAAATCAACAATTTATCTTACTCCAAAAATTTTTCTTTTTGCAAGTACTAGTATTTTTTTTATTGGATGCTTTGTAGGTTTTTTAGAAGTACGTTTTATCAATAAATATTTTGTTACTAAAAGTTTTCCAACAAAATTAATAGGAAAATTAACTATATATGTAGTTTTAATGCTGGTTATTATGTTCATTTTTTATCATTTAGCAGCAAGTATAGAAATGCAAAAATCTGTTTTTAGTACAGAGGTTTTTGAAAGGTATAAGTTTTTCTTTTTTAGTATTACAAATATAAGTACTAGTATTCAGCTTGCTTTTTCCTTATTTGTTTCATTGCTTTATGCTGAGGTTAGAGACAATTTAGGTCAGAATGTTTTACTCAATTTTTTTATTGGTAAATATCATAAACCTGTGGTAGAAAACCGAACTTTTATGTTTACTGATATGAAAGATTCAACAAAAATAGCTGAAGAATTAGGTAACGTTAAATATTTCAATTTCTTAAGATCTTATTATAACGATTTATCAGCAGCAATTTTAAATCATAATGGAGAAGTTTATCAATATATAGGAGACGAAATTGTAATTTCTTGGCAAAATACTAAGTGTAATGCTGCACAGAATAGTGTAGATTGCTTTTTTGATATGCAACAGAGATTATCAGAAAAAAAGGAAGAATACATAAAAAACTATAATGCATTTCCAGAGTTTAAAGCTGCAATTCATAAAGGAGATGTAACTGTTGGAGAAATAGGAGCCTTAAAAAAAGAAATATTTTTTACGGGTGATGTCTTAAATACAACTGCTCGTATTCAAAATTTATGCAATGAATATAATTCAGATTTATTAATATCTGAGTTGATAGCTAAAGACCTTAAAACTGATAATTTTGAATTGAAACCAATAAACAATGTAGCTTTAAAAGGTAAAGCCAATACCATAAATATTGTTGGAGTTCAAAAAAAAGTAGAGTAG
- a CDS encoding response regulator: MKIKILLVDDSKNSRVYVSSILNNYTIIEAESAKEALSIIEKEQIDLLITDYNMPEMDGFDLVSTIKKNHYEFPIIIITAVKSLDKKKRMLRLGIDNYLYKPFFKEELISIIERAIVYHKTVLSSKNNLDIKIKDQYEGFKSTLEKLLYDNVDNFNFSVESMAEKFEISTKTLTRRTKAIFGQTPNQLLIECRLNVAQEIISQNPRISLKETARKVGLKNTTYLKNRLNAKFA; encoded by the coding sequence ATGAAAATTAAAATTTTACTTGTAGACGATTCTAAAAATTCTAGAGTATATGTTTCTAGTATTTTAAATAACTATACGATTATAGAAGCAGAAAGTGCTAAAGAAGCTTTATCAATTATAGAGAAAGAACAGATTGATTTATTAATTACAGATTATAATATGCCAGAAATGGATGGTTTTGATTTGGTTTCTACTATCAAAAAAAATCATTATGAATTTCCTATCATAATTATTACAGCTGTAAAATCTTTAGATAAAAAGAAACGAATGTTAAGATTGGGTATAGATAATTACCTCTACAAACCCTTTTTTAAAGAAGAGTTAATTAGCATAATAGAAAGGGCCATTGTTTATCATAAAACAGTATTATCTTCTAAAAACAATCTTGATATAAAAATTAAGGATCAATACGAAGGTTTTAAATCTACCCTAGAAAAATTGCTTTATGATAATGTAGACAACTTTAATTTTTCTGTTGAGTCTATGGCAGAAAAGTTCGAAATTTCTACAAAAACCTTAACAAGAAGAACCAAAGCAATTTTTGGACAAACTCCAAATCAACTTTTAATTGAATGTAGGTTAAATGTTGCTCAAGAAATAATTTCTCAAAACCCTAGAATTAGCCTTAAAGAAACTGCAAGAAAAGTAGGTCTTAAAAATACTACTTATTTAAAAAATAGATTAAATGCAAAATTTGCATAA
- a CDS encoding serine hydrolase domain-containing protein gives MKTLNYFMIILVLSITTLMMSCTNDDNIENPSLDGIKTNADLTEYLESLIETKGVPGFSVNVSLGNNIAFQESFGYANIANQTPYTNQTVNNLASISKTFLGAATAKAIEQGHFTLETNINDLLPIDIINPKNPTANIKIKHLVTHTSGIVDVPDTYISSNYFILIDEDVNTTIGNILVNELGIQQMEQVDLDEYLVEIFDEDGDLYNLDNYLDTEPGETWIYSNDASSLLGYIIEFVSGVSFDEYVANYILNPLQMNNSTFNIDQVDFQNMATLYYDVNTPFPNYANHGYVEGGLYSNSNDMSKYLLDMMRGARGESATLFSNQYYDLLFSEQLQAGIVPIEFAENHGLFWYMNNDYVMHGGNSLGISSQIQLKKDGSAGFFIISNMDGTFTGNSEKWEEVKTLVTNAIEEYISNN, from the coding sequence ATGAAAACACTTAACTATTTTATGATAATTCTAGTATTATCAATTACAACTTTAATGATGTCTTGTACAAATGATGACAACATCGAAAATCCATCTTTAGATGGTATTAAAACAAATGCAGATTTAACTGAATATTTAGAAAGTCTAATTGAAACAAAAGGAGTTCCTGGCTTTTCAGTAAATGTAAGTTTAGGCAATAATATTGCTTTTCAAGAATCTTTTGGTTATGCAAATATTGCCAATCAAACACCTTACACCAATCAAACAGTAAACAACTTAGCATCTATAAGTAAAACGTTTTTAGGTGCAGCTACAGCAAAAGCTATTGAGCAAGGGCATTTTACTTTAGAAACTAATATTAATGATTTATTGCCTATTGATATTATCAATCCTAAAAACCCAACTGCGAATATTAAAATTAAGCATTTGGTTACGCATACTTCTGGTATAGTAGATGTTCCAGACACTTACATCAGCAGTAATTATTTTATTTTAATAGATGAAGATGTAAATACAACAATTGGTAATATTTTGGTGAATGAATTGGGCATTCAGCAAATGGAACAGGTAGATTTAGACGAATATTTAGTAGAAATTTTTGATGAAGATGGAGATTTATACAATCTAGATAATTATTTAGATACAGAACCTGGTGAAACTTGGATATATTCTAATGATGCATCTTCTTTATTGGGCTATATTATAGAGTTTGTTTCTGGTGTTTCTTTTGATGAATATGTGGCGAACTATATTTTAAATCCGTTACAAATGAACAATTCTACTTTTAATATAGATCAAGTCGATTTTCAGAATATGGCAACTTTATATTACGATGTAAATACACCTTTTCCTAATTACGCAAATCATGGTTATGTAGAAGGTGGTTTGTATAGTAATAGCAATGATATGAGCAAATATTTATTAGATATGATGCGTGGAGCAAGAGGTGAATCTGCTACTTTATTTTCGAATCAATATTATGATTTATTATTTTCTGAACAATTACAAGCCGGAATTGTACCAATAGAATTTGCAGAAAATCACGGTTTATTTTGGTATATGAATAATGATTATGTAATGCATGGAGGTAATAGTTTGGGTATTTCATCTCAAATACAATTAAAAAAAGATGGCTCTGCAGGTTTCTTTATCATTTCTAATATGGATGGAACTTTTACAGGTAATTCAGAAAAATGGGAAGAAGTTAAAACACTTGTTACCAATGCAATTGAAGAATATATTTCTAATAATTAA
- a CDS encoding serine hydrolase domain-containing protein: MKTLTLFLAILLNSVLLIAQENLEVKVRYLFYKELAKNKIHNAFLNVHSTSKNINIDLAKGNFVNGDSVSKKNPFYTASIGKTFTATSIAILKDKNKLSFKDKISKFLSADVLSQLHILNGIDYSNEITIENLLQHTSGLPDYFEDETIDGSPNVINQLFLQPDKIWTPIECIQFTKQKMKPLFAPGKGYHYTDTEYVLLGLIIEKVSGMEFHNFIKENIFKPLQMDQSYFNLRSEPIKSTNKMAEIYVGGTEISSFKSLSADWAGGGIVSTTSDLISFQKALFNNKILEPETLKAMQNWIPETMGMYYGFGLRKIVLNELSPQLPKLELIGHSGSTGSFLYYCPDLDVYVSGTLNQVEAVQNSILLIANLLVEIDK; this comes from the coding sequence ATGAAGACCTTAACATTATTTTTAGCGATTTTATTAAATTCAGTTTTACTAATTGCACAAGAAAATCTTGAAGTAAAAGTTAGATATCTTTTTTATAAAGAATTAGCCAAAAATAAAATTCATAATGCTTTTTTAAATGTGCATTCTACATCTAAAAATATAAATATTGATTTGGCAAAAGGCAATTTTGTAAACGGAGATTCAGTATCAAAAAAGAATCCTTTTTATACAGCGAGTATTGGTAAAACATTTACAGCAACCAGTATTGCAATTTTAAAGGATAAAAACAAATTATCGTTTAAAGACAAAATAAGTAAATTTCTTTCTGCGGATGTTTTAAGCCAATTACACATTTTAAATGGGATTGATTATTCTAATGAAATTACCATCGAAAATCTTTTGCAACACACTTCTGGTTTGCCAGATTATTTTGAAGATGAAACAATTGATGGTTCACCTAATGTAATCAACCAGCTTTTTTTACAGCCAGATAAAATCTGGACGCCAATAGAATGTATTCAGTTTACAAAGCAAAAAATGAAACCACTATTTGCACCTGGTAAAGGCTATCATTATACAGATACAGAATATGTGCTTTTAGGTTTAATAATTGAAAAAGTAAGCGGAATGGAGTTCCATAATTTTATCAAAGAGAATATTTTTAAGCCTTTACAAATGGATCAATCTTATTTTAATTTAAGATCAGAGCCAATAAAAAGCACCAATAAAATGGCTGAGATTTATGTGGGTGGTACAGAGATTTCAAGTTTTAAAAGTTTATCTGCAGATTGGGCTGGAGGAGGAATTGTTTCTACAACTTCAGATTTAATTAGTTTTCAAAAAGCACTTTTCAATAACAAAATTTTAGAACCAGAAACTTTAAAAGCGATGCAAAACTGGATACCAGAAACCATGGGAATGTATTATGGTTTTGGTTTAAGAAAAATTGTTTTGAACGAATTAAGTCCGCAATTACCAAAACTAGAATTAATAGGGCATTCAGGTAGTACAGGTTCTTTTTTATATTACTGTCCTGATTTAGATGTTTATGTATCAGGTACTTTAAATCAAGTAGAAGCAGTGCAGAATTCAATTTTGTTAATAGCAAACCTTTTAGTAGAAATTGATAAATAA
- a CDS encoding S41 family peptidase translates to MKNHKTTKIYFLIFFTIIFQVINAQKTNWQTDLETYSTQLEAKHIDLYNKISKQDFQKSVERIQNIAKSEDDLKTIIELMKLTKKIGDGHTAVSLRNLNVHQFPFDVQLIENQWRVVKTISSEENILKTSLIKVDGVPISEVVSKVSEVVQFVENEHSKIVRTASNLTISELLYHLNIIKNKKTALFTFLDDYNNEIEVEFTALKNTELKQLDYATFEVGVPEITKPKNTKFDFLWFAPIKNKNAIYVNFKSYPSFDEMQVFGENLVKYITENNTKNIVIDLRKNGGGDLYVGVVLAYALNLADTIDWKNGVYVLTSNITFSAGTSNAALFKQLLNAKIVGQPTGSNPTGYQDMDQFQLPNSKLVITYSKRRFRLSEKITQGIQPDILLYPKWGNYTLGKDDVLSFVIENFTFF, encoded by the coding sequence ATGAAAAACCACAAAACCACTAAGATTTATTTTTTGATATTTTTCACTATCATTTTTCAGGTCATAAATGCTCAAAAAACAAATTGGCAAACAGATTTAGAAACATACAGTACTCAGTTAGAAGCAAAACATATCGATTTATATAACAAAATTAGTAAACAAGATTTTCAAAAATCGGTAGAAAGAATTCAAAATATTGCGAAATCTGAAGATGATCTTAAGACAATTATTGAATTAATGAAATTAACAAAAAAAATAGGAGATGGGCACACAGCAGTTTCGTTAAGAAATTTAAATGTTCATCAATTTCCTTTTGATGTTCAACTAATAGAAAATCAATGGCGAGTTGTAAAAACAATTTCATCCGAAGAAAATATTTTAAAAACGTCTTTGATTAAAGTTGATGGGGTTCCGATTTCAGAAGTAGTTTCTAAAGTTTCAGAAGTAGTACAATTTGTAGAAAATGAACACTCAAAAATTGTAAGAACTGCTAGTAATTTAACCATAAGTGAATTGTTATATCATTTAAACATCATTAAAAATAAAAAAACAGCACTTTTTACTTTTTTAGATGATTATAATAACGAAATTGAAGTTGAGTTCACTGCATTAAAAAACACTGAATTAAAACAGCTAGATTATGCAACATTCGAAGTTGGTGTGCCAGAAATAACAAAGCCTAAAAATACAAAATTCGATTTTTTGTGGTTTGCTCCCATCAAAAATAAAAATGCGATTTATGTAAATTTTAAAAGCTATCCTAGCTTTGATGAAATGCAGGTTTTTGGAGAAAATTTAGTGAAATATATAACTGAAAATAATACCAAAAATATTGTAATTGATTTACGTAAAAATGGAGGAGGTGATTTGTATGTTGGTGTGGTTTTAGCTTACGCTTTAAATTTAGCAGATACTATCGATTGGAAAAATGGAGTTTATGTATTAACTTCTAATATAACATTTTCTGCTGGTACAAGTAATGCAGCTTTATTTAAACAACTTTTAAATGCCAAAATTGTTGGGCAACCTACAGGTTCTAATCCCACAGGTTACCAAGATATGGATCAGTTTCAATTGCCAAATTCTAAGTTGGTTATTACTTACTCTAAAAGAAGATTTAGGTTATCAGAAAAAATAACACAAGGTATTCAGCCAGATATTTTATTGTATCCTAAATGGGGTAATTATACTTTGGGTAAGGATGATGTACTTTCTTTTGTTATCGAAAATTTTACCTTCTTTTAA
- a CDS encoding SDR family oxidoreductase produces the protein MKKNNSQTVLLAGATGYLGSFITKALVQGQYKIKLIARSPERLESLESETVKIIKAEVTKPKSLKGICEGVTTVISTVGITRQKDGLTYMDVDYQANLNLLNEAKKAGVKKFIYVSAINGDKYRHLKIFEAKEKFVSELKASGIHYTIVRPNGFFSDMKDFLQMAKSGRVYLFGDGNQKFNPIAGEDLANFIYELLDTNVKEVSVGGPDILSLNDISKMALQTLNKPVKITRLPDGFRKFIIWSLRKFTNVKTYGPIEFFLTLMAKDNIAPKYGKHRLINFYQQNS, from the coding sequence ATGAAAAAAAATAATTCACAAACCGTTTTACTTGCAGGAGCTACTGGCTATTTAGGTAGTTTTATTACTAAAGCTTTAGTTCAAGGACAATACAAAATTAAATTAATTGCAAGATCTCCTGAAAGACTTGAATCTCTTGAAAGTGAAACGGTTAAAATTATAAAAGCTGAAGTTACTAAACCTAAATCTCTGAAAGGGATTTGTGAAGGTGTAACTACGGTTATTTCAACTGTTGGTATTACAAGGCAAAAAGATGGCTTAACCTATATGGATGTCGATTATCAAGCCAATCTCAATTTGTTAAACGAGGCCAAAAAAGCAGGAGTTAAGAAGTTTATTTACGTATCTGCAATTAATGGCGATAAGTATAGACATCTAAAAATATTTGAAGCTAAAGAAAAGTTTGTTTCAGAATTAAAAGCATCAGGAATCCATTATACAATTGTAAGACCAAATGGTTTCTTTTCTGATATGAAAGACTTTTTACAAATGGCTAAATCTGGAAGGGTTTATTTATTTGGTGATGGAAATCAGAAATTTAACCCTATTGCTGGTGAAGATTTAGCCAATTTTATTTATGAGTTATTAGATACAAATGTTAAAGAAGTTTCTGTTGGTGGTCCAGATATTCTAAGTTTAAATGACATCAGCAAAATGGCTTTACAGACCTTAAATAAACCTGTAAAAATTACTCGTTTACCAGACGGATTTAGAAAATTTATTATCTGGAGTTTAAGAAAATTTACCAATGTAAAAACTTATGGACCAATAGAGTTTTTCTTAACACTTATGGCAAAAGATAATATTGCACCAAAATATGGTAAGCATAGATTAATCAATTTTTATCAACAAAATTCATAA
- a CDS encoding alpha/beta fold hydrolase, whose amino-acid sequence MKSKIKNTDKAQILNLYYQKLDNLGLEFELQTVETTFGDTNVIILENNKKPQLILVHGFLGCAPFAVETLKGLEKHFKIYAIDVLGEPNLSDTYYLNPEEKDHSKWFYEVISRLQVYNAYLVGISLGGFIGLKGLISNSKRFKKAFFINPTGVVKWNFFKTATHVLLPSILYKKFYDQKYLLKIYNNLYPKKDVLLLTFLSEKIKITDIDAYNFPLISENEAKSIQTPFYIIASEDGVIYKGEALIKKAKKVYHSLQELVFLKNAKHNLSKKECKIVINYILENTNTER is encoded by the coding sequence ATGAAATCCAAAATTAAAAATACAGACAAAGCACAGATTTTAAATTTATATTATCAAAAATTAGATAATTTAGGTTTAGAGTTTGAACTACAAACTGTTGAAACAACTTTTGGAGATACAAATGTTATTATTTTAGAAAACAATAAAAAACCACAATTAATCTTGGTGCACGGCTTTTTGGGTTGTGCTCCTTTTGCCGTAGAAACCTTAAAAGGTTTAGAAAAACATTTTAAAATTTATGCTATAGATGTTTTAGGTGAACCTAATTTAAGTGATACCTATTATTTAAATCCAGAAGAAAAAGATCATAGCAAATGGTTTTATGAAGTCATTTCTCGTTTGCAAGTGTATAATGCTTATTTAGTAGGTATTTCTTTGGGTGGTTTTATTGGTTTAAAAGGTTTAATATCAAATTCTAAAAGGTTTAAAAAAGCATTTTTTATAAATCCGACAGGTGTTGTAAAATGGAATTTTTTTAAGACAGCTACACACGTTTTATTACCTTCTATATTATATAAAAAGTTCTATGATCAGAAATATTTATTAAAAATTTACAATAATCTATATCCAAAAAAGGATGTTTTATTGTTAACGTTTTTATCTGAAAAAATAAAAATAACAGATATTGATGCTTATAATTTTCCATTAATTTCTGAAAATGAGGCTAAGTCAATTCAAACACCATTTTACATAATTGCATCAGAAGATGGCGTAATTTATAAAGGTGAAGCATTAATAAAAAAGGCGAAAAAAGTGTATCATTCTTTGCAAGAATTAGTCTTTTTAAAAAATGCCAAACATAATTTGTCTAAAAAAGAGTGTAAAATCGTAATTAATTATATTTTAGAGAACACAAATACTGAAAGATGA
- a CDS encoding serine hydrolase — protein MTTKNRIKQIARILFILVSISSLFFVPWIIVKAWIIPLPNSMQEQVEAVTNYGFDGMIVYVDKEGTLPKTYTAGWHDKHNKIAAKPDALFKIASISKLYNAVAITKLASSKQLSLDASLASFFLN, from the coding sequence ATGACTACAAAGAATCGCATAAAGCAAATAGCTCGTATTTTATTTATTTTAGTTTCTATTTCATCACTTTTTTTTGTGCCTTGGATAATTGTAAAAGCTTGGATTATACCTTTACCAAACTCAATGCAAGAACAAGTAGAAGCAGTCACAAATTATGGTTTTGATGGAATGATTGTTTATGTTGATAAAGAAGGGACTCTACCAAAAACATACACAGCAGGTTGGCACGATAAACATAATAAAATTGCAGCAAAACCTGATGCTTTATTTAAGATAGCAAGTATAAGTAAGTTGTACAATGCAGTTGCAATTACCAAATTAGCAAGTAGCAAACAACTGTCTTTAGATGCTAGTTTGGCTAGTTTTTTCCTGAATTAA
- a CDS encoding helix-turn-helix domain-containing protein translates to MKNNKSIAVLPFVNLSNDAGNEYFSDGITEEIINALTKIEKLKVIARTSSFAFKGKNIDVRKVGKQLGVSTLLEGSVRKANNRVRITAQLIDTKDGSHYWSKNFDKELVDIFKLQDEISLLIANEVRNNFGHFDIQEHLVKKVTNSVDAYELFLKGRYSQLQWTPESMRTAIEFYDSAIATDENYAKAYYANLQCYGLLAAWGFMPYQEGIEKAIGYFLKAKEIDTKLPEYPLSFVGRSFWGEWDFKSAYTHIKQVLEISPNHTDGLEAMAELFIAHGFFKQAIVYAKRLLEIDPLSANNLYTLAHIYYYKKDFETALNYIRKAISFGPDLELANHLHVLCLIWLNRKEEFNDAVKNQKTIDLYNLLYSVKNEGIIEIPNFQIEEWVDAEKEDTQLAPIQLFILANTKHQEIAFNLLKKYINQRRGQIINYRFDPLLEKLKANTEFNNLHHSKLFIEDITLDVKTKKSSKILVDKEEQETFKEKLLDYFKENEPYLNSQLSLNILAEEVDIHPNKLSFLINEIMGINFNEFMNKYRLNHFKSIALNPKFKHITILGLAYDSGFNSKSVFNTYFKKIEGVTPSKWVKSQNI, encoded by the coding sequence ATGAAAAATAATAAATCCATAGCAGTTTTACCTTTCGTTAATTTAAGTAATGATGCAGGTAATGAATATTTTAGTGATGGAATTACCGAAGAAATTATAAACGCTTTAACCAAAATTGAAAAATTAAAAGTTATTGCCAGAACATCTTCATTTGCATTTAAAGGTAAAAATATTGATGTAAGAAAAGTAGGCAAACAATTAGGTGTATCTACTTTATTAGAAGGTAGTGTTAGAAAAGCCAATAACAGAGTTCGTATAACAGCACAGCTTATAGATACTAAAGATGGTAGCCATTATTGGTCTAAAAATTTTGATAAAGAGCTTGTAGATATTTTTAAATTACAAGATGAAATCAGTTTATTAATTGCCAATGAAGTTCGTAATAATTTTGGGCATTTTGATATTCAAGAGCATTTAGTAAAAAAAGTAACAAATAGCGTAGATGCTTACGAACTTTTTTTAAAAGGCCGTTATTCTCAATTACAATGGACTCCTGAATCTATGCGAACTGCAATAGAATTTTACGATAGCGCAATTGCTACTGATGAAAATTATGCAAAAGCCTATTATGCAAATTTGCAATGTTATGGCTTATTAGCTGCTTGGGGTTTTATGCCTTATCAAGAAGGGATAGAAAAAGCGATAGGATATTTTTTAAAAGCCAAAGAAATAGATACAAAATTACCAGAATATCCTCTATCTTTTGTAGGTAGAAGTTTTTGGGGAGAGTGGGATTTTAAATCAGCTTATACTCACATTAAACAGGTCTTAGAAATTAGCCCTAATCATACAGATGGTTTAGAAGCAATGGCTGAATTATTTATTGCCCATGGATTTTTTAAACAAGCTATTGTTTATGCAAAAAGGTTGTTAGAAATAGATCCATTATCTGCCAATAATCTATATACGCTAGCACACATTTATTATTATAAAAAAGATTTTGAAACTGCTTTAAACTATATAAGAAAAGCAATAAGTTTTGGGCCAGATTTAGAACTCGCTAATCATTTACATGTTTTATGTTTAATTTGGCTGAATAGAAAAGAGGAATTTAATGATGCTGTAAAAAATCAGAAAACAATAGATTTATACAATTTATTATATAGTGTAAAGAACGAAGGAATAATAGAAATACCGAATTTTCAAATTGAAGAATGGGTAGATGCAGAGAAAGAAGATACACAGTTAGCACCTATACAATTGTTTATTTTAGCCAATACTAAGCATCAAGAAATTGCTTTTAATTTGCTAAAAAAATACATAAATCAAAGACGAGGTCAGATTATAAACTACAGATTCGATCCTTTATTAGAAAAGTTAAAAGCAAATACAGAATTCAATAATTTACATCATTCAAAACTTTTTATAGAAGATATAACTTTGGATGTAAAAACCAAAAAGAGCTCTAAGATTTTAGTTGATAAAGAAGAACAAGAAACCTTTAAAGAAAAACTTTTAGACTATTTTAAAGAGAACGAACCGTATTTAAATTCGCAATTAAGTTTAAATATTTTAGCAGAAGAAGTTGATATTCATCCAAATAAATTATCTTTTTTAATTAATGAAATAATGGGGATAAACTTTAACGAGTTTATGAATAAATATCGATTAAATCATTTTAAAAGCATTGCATTAAACCCAAAATTTAAACACATTACTATTTTAGGTTTGGCTTACGATAGTGGTTTTAACTCTAAAAGTGTGTTTAACACTTACTTTAAAAAAATAGAAGGCGTTACACCAAGTAAATGGGTAAAATCTCAAAATATCTAA